The following proteins come from a genomic window of Solwaraspora sp. WMMA2065:
- the trpC gene encoding indole-3-glycerol phosphate synthase TrpC, translated as MLDEIIAGVRAEVQRREGLVPLSRIRELAAAAPPPIDACAALRKPGVGVIAEVKRASPSKGALADIPDPADLASEYAAGGARCISVLTEQRWFGGSLDDLTAVRAAVDVPVLRKDFIVSSYQVHEARAHGADLVLLMVVALEQNVLVGLLERIESLGMTALVEVHTEEEADRALEAGAQVIGVNARDLRTLEVDRSVFERIAPGLPNSVVKIAESGVRGPHDLIRYASAGADAVLVGEGLVTQKSPRDAVAELVNAGNHPATPRPVR; from the coding sequence GTGCTCGACGAGATCATCGCCGGCGTCCGAGCCGAGGTACAACGCCGCGAAGGGCTGGTCCCGCTGAGCCGGATCCGTGAGCTCGCCGCCGCCGCGCCGCCGCCAATTGACGCCTGCGCAGCGCTGCGCAAGCCTGGGGTCGGGGTGATTGCCGAGGTCAAGCGGGCCTCGCCGTCCAAGGGTGCGCTGGCCGACATCCCGGACCCGGCCGACCTTGCCTCGGAGTACGCCGCCGGCGGTGCCCGCTGCATCAGCGTGCTGACCGAGCAGCGGTGGTTCGGCGGCTCACTGGACGACCTCACCGCCGTACGGGCCGCCGTCGACGTGCCGGTGCTGCGCAAGGACTTCATCGTCTCCAGCTACCAGGTGCACGAGGCCCGCGCCCACGGCGCCGACCTGGTCCTGCTGATGGTGGTAGCGCTGGAGCAGAACGTGCTGGTCGGTCTGCTGGAGCGGATCGAGTCGCTGGGCATGACCGCGCTGGTCGAGGTGCACACCGAGGAGGAGGCCGACCGGGCCCTCGAAGCCGGCGCCCAGGTCATCGGGGTCAACGCCCGTGATCTGCGCACCCTGGAGGTGGACCGGTCGGTGTTCGAACGCATCGCGCCAGGGCTGCCGAACAGTGTCGTCAAGATCGCCGAGTCGGGGGTGCGCGGGCCGCACGACCTGATCCGGTACGCGTCGGCCGGCGCCGACGCCGTCCTGGTCGGTGAGGGCCTGGTGACCCAGAAGAGCCCCCGGGACGCGGTCGCCGAGCTGGTCAACGCCGGCAACCACCCGGCGACGCCGAGGCCGGTCCGATGA
- a CDS encoding Trp biosynthesis-associated membrane protein — translation MSAAPGRALAGTAVTCLAGAGLVMYAAGRDWAVEVTGRPAPLPAVEVARTGADVLPWLPAVALVGLAGTGAVLATRGLARRLVGALLAALGVALAAGGLTVLVAGAGPTGPTTDSTVSAPQWPASTVIGAVLLAAGGLVTALRSRHWPAMGARYERSRPGGDGSGGAGPGGAGSGPGADGRVTGAGGRSTRSTLDAWNALDRGEDPTEDDLGADR, via the coding sequence ATGTCCGCCGCGCCGGGGCGGGCCCTCGCCGGCACCGCCGTCACCTGTCTGGCCGGAGCCGGCCTGGTGATGTACGCCGCTGGACGGGACTGGGCGGTCGAGGTGACCGGGCGTCCGGCGCCGCTGCCGGCGGTCGAGGTGGCCCGTACCGGTGCCGACGTGCTGCCGTGGCTGCCGGCCGTCGCCCTGGTCGGACTGGCCGGCACCGGCGCGGTGCTGGCCACCCGAGGGCTGGCCCGGCGGCTGGTCGGCGCGCTGCTCGCGGCACTCGGCGTGGCGCTGGCGGCCGGTGGGCTGACGGTGCTGGTCGCTGGTGCCGGTCCGACCGGTCCGACGACGGACAGCACTGTGTCGGCCCCGCAGTGGCCGGCGTCGACGGTGATCGGTGCGGTGCTGCTCGCCGCCGGTGGGCTGGTCACCGCGCTGCGCTCCCGGCACTGGCCGGCGATGGGCGCCCGGTACGAGCGAAGCCGGCCCGGTGGTGACGGGTCTGGTGGGGCGGGGCCCGGTGGTGCCGGGTCCGGTCCGGGTGCCGACGGCCGGGTGACCGGTGCGGGTGGCCGGTCTACCCGGTCGACGCTGGATGCGTGGAACGCTTTGGACCGGGGCGAGGACCCGACCGAGGACGACCTGGGCGCCGACCGGTGA
- a CDS encoding anthranilate synthase component I yields MITGTVSPDEPTFQTLARQRRVVPVTRRLLADGETPVGVYRKLAGGPGTFLLESAEQGAGSAGTAWSRYSFIGVRSAATLTESAGGAHWLGDPPDGVPTEGDPVEVLRATVAALTGPAPDTDPVGGGLPPLTGGLVGYLSYDFVRRLERIPEHTEDDLALPEFGLLLATDLVVLDHFDGTAILVANAVLPAAADPVTAAAAYHHAIGRLDAMTTALSRPNPPMVSMMDAPAGPGPAARSRTAAGAYPKAVEEAKEAIRVGECFQIVLAQRFERDTSADPLDVYRVLRATNPSPYMYLLRFDDFDVVGSSPEAHLKVTVTAGGTRRAMLHPIAGTRRRGATPQVDAALATELLNDPKERAEHVMLVDLGRNDLGRVCRPGTVEVPEFATVERYSHVMHIVSTVVGELREDRTAFDALAATFPAGTLSGAPKVRAMEIIEELEPTRRGLYGGTVGYFGFGGDLDMAIAIRTALIRRGRAYVQAGAGIVADSDPAAEERETQSKAAAVLVAIAAAETLRPAR; encoded by the coding sequence ATGATCACCGGTACGGTCAGCCCGGACGAGCCGACCTTTCAGACCCTGGCCCGGCAGCGTCGGGTGGTGCCGGTCACCCGACGGCTGCTGGCCGACGGCGAGACCCCGGTCGGGGTGTACCGCAAGCTCGCCGGCGGACCCGGCACCTTCCTGCTGGAATCCGCCGAACAGGGTGCCGGGTCGGCCGGCACCGCCTGGTCGCGCTACTCGTTCATCGGGGTACGCAGCGCGGCGACGCTCACCGAGTCAGCTGGCGGTGCGCACTGGCTCGGCGATCCGCCCGACGGGGTGCCCACCGAGGGTGACCCGGTCGAGGTGCTGCGGGCGACCGTCGCCGCGTTGACCGGGCCGGCCCCGGACACCGACCCGGTCGGCGGCGGCCTGCCGCCGCTGACCGGCGGCCTGGTCGGCTACCTCAGCTACGACTTCGTCCGCCGGTTGGAGCGGATCCCCGAGCACACCGAGGACGATCTCGCGCTGCCCGAGTTCGGGTTGCTGCTCGCCACCGACCTGGTGGTGCTCGACCATTTCGACGGTACGGCGATCCTGGTCGCCAACGCGGTCCTGCCGGCGGCGGCCGACCCGGTCACTGCGGCAGCCGCCTACCACCACGCGATCGGCCGGCTCGACGCGATGACGACCGCGCTGTCCCGGCCCAACCCGCCGATGGTGTCGATGATGGACGCGCCCGCCGGGCCCGGGCCGGCGGCCCGTAGCCGCACCGCCGCGGGTGCGTACCCCAAGGCGGTCGAGGAGGCCAAGGAGGCGATCCGGGTCGGCGAGTGCTTCCAGATCGTGCTGGCTCAGCGGTTCGAGCGGGACACCTCCGCCGACCCGCTGGACGTCTACCGGGTGCTGCGGGCGACCAACCCCAGCCCGTACATGTACCTGCTGCGGTTCGACGACTTCGACGTGGTGGGCTCCTCGCCGGAGGCGCACCTCAAGGTCACCGTCACCGCCGGCGGCACCCGGCGGGCGATGCTGCACCCGATCGCCGGCACCCGGCGGCGGGGCGCCACCCCGCAGGTCGACGCCGCCCTCGCCACCGAGCTGCTCAACGATCCGAAGGAACGTGCCGAGCACGTGATGCTGGTCGACCTGGGCCGCAACGATCTCGGCCGGGTCTGCCGGCCGGGCACCGTCGAGGTGCCCGAGTTCGCCACCGTCGAGCGGTACAGCCACGTGATGCACATCGTGTCGACGGTGGTGGGCGAGCTGCGCGAGGACCGGACCGCGTTCGACGCGCTGGCGGCCACCTTCCCGGCCGGCACCCTGTCCGGTGCGCCGAAGGTCCGGGCGATGGAGATCATCGAGGAGTTGGAGCCGACCCGACGTGGCCTGTACGGCGGCACCGTCGGCTACTTCGGGTTCGGCGGCGACCTGGACATGGCGATCGCGATCCGGACCGCGCTGATTCGCCGGGGCCGCGCCTACGTGCAGGCCGGCGCGGGGATCGTGGCGGACTCGGATCCGGCCGCCGAGGAACGGGAGACGCAGAGCAAGGCAGCGGCGGTGCTGGTCGCGATCGCCGCCGCCGAGACGCTGCGTCCGGCCCGGTGA
- the hisI gene encoding phosphoribosyl-AMP cyclohydrolase encodes MSVPDESAAGPPTTARRPAPGDPPRSSALDPAVAARLRRTADGLVAAIVQRHGSGEVLMMAWMDDEALHRTLTTGRATYWSRSRQEYWVKGATSGHHQYVRSVRLDCDGDAVLVTVEQVGAACHTGAGNCFFDELPVTGTIADPQENR; translated from the coding sequence GTGTCCGTACCAGATGAATCGGCAGCCGGCCCACCGACCACCGCCCGGCGGCCCGCGCCCGGCGACCCGCCGCGGAGCTCCGCGCTCGATCCCGCCGTCGCCGCCCGGCTGCGCCGCACCGCCGACGGCCTGGTCGCCGCCATCGTGCAGCGGCACGGCAGCGGCGAGGTGCTGATGATGGCGTGGATGGACGACGAGGCGCTGCACCGCACCCTCACCACCGGCCGGGCCACCTACTGGTCGCGCAGCCGGCAGGAATACTGGGTCAAGGGCGCCACCTCCGGGCACCACCAGTACGTGCGGTCGGTGCGGCTGGACTGTGACGGCGACGCGGTGCTGGTCACGGTCGAGCAGGTCGGCGCCGCCTGCCACACCGGGGCCGGTAACTGTTTCTTCGACGAGCTGCCGGTGACCGGCACCATCGCCGACCCTCAGGAGAATCGATGA
- a CDS encoding ABC transporter ATP-binding protein, whose protein sequence is MDPVVEVTDLVVDRGRRRVLHGVSCTVSSGSVTGLLGPSGSGKSTLMRAVVGVQTVRSGQVRVFGRPAGAPQLRRTVGYLTQAPSVYADLTVRENARYFAALYGLPAADADQAVADVGLAAAAGQLVADLSGGQRSRASLACALVGRPELVVLDEPTVGQDPVLRAELWARFHALAAAGTTLLVSSHVMDEAGRCDRLLLIRDGRLIADDTPAAIRAAAGTDDLDEAFLRLIRDHQTTDPSRGADR, encoded by the coding sequence ATGGACCCCGTCGTCGAGGTCACCGACCTCGTGGTCGACCGCGGCCGACGCCGCGTTCTGCACGGCGTCTCATGCACCGTCAGCAGCGGCAGCGTCACCGGACTGCTCGGTCCGAGCGGTAGTGGCAAGAGCACGCTGATGCGGGCCGTCGTAGGCGTGCAGACTGTCCGGTCCGGACAGGTCCGGGTGTTCGGCCGACCGGCCGGGGCACCGCAGCTGCGGCGTACCGTCGGATATCTCACCCAGGCGCCGAGCGTCTATGCCGACCTCACGGTCCGGGAGAACGCCCGGTACTTCGCCGCCCTGTACGGCCTGCCGGCGGCCGACGCCGACCAGGCCGTGGCGGACGTCGGGCTCGCCGCAGCCGCCGGACAGTTGGTGGCCGACCTGTCCGGCGGCCAACGCAGTCGCGCCTCGCTGGCCTGCGCGCTGGTCGGCCGCCCGGAACTCGTCGTGCTCGACGAGCCGACCGTCGGCCAGGACCCAGTGCTGCGGGCCGAGCTGTGGGCCCGGTTCCACGCCCTCGCCGCCGCCGGCACCACCCTGCTGGTCTCCAGCCACGTGATGGACGAGGCCGGCCGGTGCGACCGGCTGCTGCTGATCCGCGACGGTCGGTTGATAGCCGACGACACCCCGGCGGCGATCCGCGCCGCCGCCGGCACCGACGACCTGGACGAGGCCTTCCTGCGGCTGATCCGCGACCATCAGACCACCGACCCGAGCCGAGGAGCAGACCGGTGA
- a CDS encoding ABC transporter permease — MNPRILAVTVGRVLRQLRHDRRTVALLVVVPALLLTLLYYMYGDQPATGGQPALFDRVALIMLGVFPFVIMFLVTSIAMLRERTSGTLERLLTTPLGRLDLLFGYGIAFGLAAAVQATLASAVAYWLFDLSTAGSPALVIAIAVLDALLGVALGLLCSAFARTEFQAVQFMPVVVIPQLLLCGLFVARDEMAGWLEAISNVLPLSYAVSALTEVGAHPEPTATLWRDLTVVAGAVVAALVLAAATLRRRSG, encoded by the coding sequence GTGAACCCGAGGATTCTGGCCGTCACGGTCGGCCGCGTGCTGCGCCAGCTGCGCCACGACCGGCGTACCGTCGCGCTGCTGGTCGTCGTACCGGCGCTGCTGTTGACCCTGCTCTACTACATGTACGGCGACCAGCCCGCCACCGGCGGGCAGCCGGCGCTGTTCGACCGGGTCGCGCTGATCATGCTCGGCGTCTTCCCGTTCGTGATCATGTTCCTGGTGACCAGCATCGCGATGCTGCGCGAACGCACCAGCGGCACCCTGGAACGGCTGCTCACCACCCCGCTGGGCCGGCTGGACCTGCTGTTCGGCTACGGCATCGCGTTCGGGCTCGCGGCGGCGGTGCAGGCCACCCTGGCCAGCGCTGTGGCGTACTGGCTGTTCGACCTGTCCACCGCCGGCAGCCCGGCGTTGGTGATCGCGATCGCGGTGCTCGACGCGCTGCTCGGGGTGGCGCTCGGTCTACTGTGCAGCGCCTTCGCCCGCACTGAGTTCCAGGCCGTACAGTTCATGCCGGTGGTGGTGATCCCACAGCTGCTGCTCTGCGGGCTGTTCGTCGCCCGCGACGAGATGGCCGGCTGGCTGGAGGCGATCAGCAACGTCCTGCCGCTGTCCTACGCCGTGTCGGCGTTGACCGAGGTCGGGGCGCATCCGGAGCCGACCGCGACGCTCTGGCGTGACCTGACCGTGGTCGCCGGGGCAGTGGTGGCCGCGTTGGTCCTCGCCGCCGCGACGCTGCGCCGCCGCAGCGGCTGA
- a CDS encoding TetR family transcriptional regulator encodes MARRTGRRPGNPDTREAILTAARQVFGERGFDQASVRAIAAAAGVDPALVHHYFGTKDNLFLAAMDAPVDPGELLPQALAGGPDEVGERLVRLVLGVWDSPAGVAALALLRSALTNDWTARLMREFVTTQIIRRVLGQLDIEPAELPIRSALVASQMAGLLVVRYILRLAPLSTMVADEVAAAVGPTIQRYLTGPLTTAAGAAETTPG; translated from the coding sequence ATGGCACGACGCACCGGGCGACGACCGGGCAACCCGGACACCCGCGAGGCGATCCTGACCGCCGCCCGGCAGGTCTTCGGCGAACGTGGCTTCGACCAGGCGTCGGTGCGCGCGATCGCCGCGGCGGCCGGTGTCGACCCGGCGCTGGTACACCACTACTTCGGCACCAAGGACAACCTGTTCCTGGCCGCGATGGATGCGCCGGTCGATCCGGGTGAGCTGCTTCCGCAGGCGCTTGCCGGCGGGCCCGACGAGGTCGGCGAACGGCTGGTCCGGCTGGTGCTGGGGGTCTGGGACTCGCCGGCCGGGGTGGCGGCCCTGGCGCTGCTGCGGTCGGCGTTGACCAACGACTGGACCGCCCGGCTGATGCGCGAGTTCGTCACCACCCAGATCATCCGGCGGGTGCTCGGCCAGCTCGACATCGAACCGGCGGAGCTGCCGATCCGGTCCGCTCTGGTCGCCTCGCAGATGGCCGGTCTGCTGGTGGTCCGGTACATCCTGCGGTTGGCACCGCTGTCCACCATGGTGGCCGATGAGGTGGCCGCAGCGGTCGGTCCGACGATCCAGCGCTACCTGACGGGGCCGCTGACCACAGCAGCCGGGGCGGCCGAGACGACGCCGGGCTGA
- a CDS encoding DUF2470 domain-containing protein has translation MQPSPAEIARTMASGRLPGMAHVACRPGPHAVRHATDPMGRILLLAAGSDLLDSALRPVAGTDDTAVVLEVADVPPVAGSPTHGRVWVSGWVGPLDGAPARMAALDFADVHACPDLLDIGRGATIFRMEVAEVRLERCGVTIDVDPDEYAAAEPDPIGAVESELLADLADHHRAEMTAFIRRQLRDAGHRSLAGDPQVVRMDRYGFVVALGPHGPRARLAFPAPVRDRAELARLLHPVLCRRCAPPAAA, from the coding sequence ATGCAGCCCAGTCCCGCGGAGATCGCCCGGACGATGGCATCCGGCCGGCTGCCCGGCATGGCGCACGTCGCCTGCCGCCCCGGACCGCACGCCGTACGGCACGCGACCGACCCGATGGGGCGGATCCTGCTGCTCGCCGCCGGGTCCGATCTGCTCGACAGCGCGCTGCGACCCGTCGCCGGCACCGACGACACCGCCGTGGTGCTGGAGGTGGCCGACGTACCGCCGGTGGCCGGTTCGCCGACGCACGGCCGGGTCTGGGTGTCCGGCTGGGTCGGCCCACTCGACGGCGCCCCCGCCCGGATGGCCGCACTGGACTTCGCCGACGTGCACGCCTGCCCCGACCTGCTCGACATCGGCCGGGGGGCCACCATCTTCAGGATGGAGGTGGCCGAGGTCCGGCTGGAACGCTGTGGCGTCACGATCGACGTCGACCCGGACGAGTACGCCGCCGCCGAGCCCGACCCGATCGGCGCCGTCGAGTCGGAGCTGCTCGCCGACCTCGCCGACCACCACCGGGCCGAGATGACCGCGTTCATCCGCCGGCAGTTGCGCGACGCCGGTCACCGGTCATTGGCCGGGGATCCGCAGGTCGTCCGGATGGACCGGTACGGTTTCGTGGTCGCGCTCGGCCCGCACGGGCCGCGCGCCCGGTTGGCCTTCCCGGCCCCGGTCCGTGATCGCGCCGAACTCGCCCGCCTGCTGCACCCGGTGCTCTGCCGGCGCTGCGCCCCACCGGCCGCCGCCTGA
- the rpsD gene encoding 30S ribosomal protein S4 yields the protein MNHPRPKARISRALGIPLTRKCTRYFERRPYPPGVHGRARRKPSDYQVRLLEKQRLRHQYNVSETQLRRAFDDAVRGTGKTGEALVTLLERRLDAIVHRAGLARTIYQARQLVAHGHFTVDGHKVDRPSYRLRPGQLVQVRERSRTKPPFQIAAAGAHAGDGPGAPYLSVSLTELTATLIREPARREVPIICDEQLVVEFYSR from the coding sequence GTGAACCACCCACGACCCAAGGCGCGCATCTCCCGCGCCCTCGGCATCCCGCTGACCCGCAAGTGCACCCGGTACTTCGAGCGGCGGCCGTACCCGCCCGGCGTGCACGGCCGCGCCCGCCGCAAGCCCTCCGACTACCAGGTGCGGCTGCTGGAAAAGCAGCGGCTACGGCACCAGTACAACGTCAGCGAGACCCAACTGCGGCGCGCGTTCGACGACGCGGTACGCGGCACCGGCAAGACCGGCGAGGCTCTGGTCACGCTGCTGGAGCGACGCCTCGACGCGATCGTGCACCGGGCCGGCCTGGCCCGCACCATCTACCAGGCACGGCAGCTCGTCGCCCACGGCCACTTCACCGTGGACGGTCACAAGGTGGACCGGCCGTCGTACCGGCTGCGCCCGGGTCAGCTGGTCCAGGTCCGGGAACGCAGCCGGACCAAACCGCCGTTCCAGATCGCCGCCGCCGGGGCGCACGCCGGCGACGGGCCGGGGGCGCCGTACCTGTCGGTCAGCCTCACCGAACTGACCGCGACCCTGATTCGCGAGCCCGCCCGCCGCGAGGTGCCGATCATCTGCGACGAGCAGCTGGTCGTCGAGTTCTACTCCCGCTGA
- a CDS encoding ABC transporter ATP-binding protein: MRRGLALSPELRTGLAGTLLLALVSMIGRAAIPVAVQQAIDNGLRAPGGPDLEVVGTIVAATTAVLVVTTICGYFMVRRLFTVSETALAAVRTRAFRHVHDLSMLHQQSERRGSLVSRVTSDVDQITQFLQWGGVILLISMGQVVVTAAVMAVYSWQLTLVVLAAFVPALLIIRAFQRRLAAAYGVVRQRTGALLAAVAESVVGAAVIRAYGVSRRTAGRLDEAIEGQRRAQQRALRTSVVSFSTGEIAAGLALAGVVVVGVRMGVDGGLTVGQLTAFLFLVTLFIQPVQIATEVLNEAQNAIAGWRRVLDVLDVAPDVADPGADGVHLPGGPLDVRFEQVCFAYPGGPPVLSEVALEIPAKTRVAVVGETGSGKTTFAKLLTRLMDPVSGQVKLSGVPLDRVRFESLRSRVVMVPQDGFLFDATVAENVRFARPELTDGQLTAAFAELGLADWVTGLPDGVHTAVGERGEALSVGERQLVALVRAYVADPDLLVLDEATSAVDPATEVRLQRTLEAVTRGRTTVAIAHRLSTAQAADEVIVMDRGRVVQRGPHEELLADPKSVYGRLFASWLEQTR, translated from the coding sequence ATGCGTCGCGGGCTGGCGCTCTCCCCGGAGCTGCGGACCGGGCTGGCCGGCACCCTGCTGCTGGCGTTGGTGTCGATGATCGGCCGGGCCGCCATCCCGGTCGCGGTCCAGCAGGCCATCGACAACGGCCTGCGCGCGCCGGGCGGCCCCGATCTCGAAGTGGTGGGCACGATCGTCGCGGCCACCACCGCCGTGCTGGTCGTGACGACCATCTGCGGCTACTTCATGGTGCGCCGACTGTTCACGGTCAGCGAGACCGCGCTCGCCGCCGTGCGGACCCGTGCGTTCCGGCACGTGCACGACCTGTCCATGCTGCACCAGCAGTCCGAGCGGCGCGGTTCGCTGGTCAGCAGGGTCACCAGCGACGTCGACCAGATCACCCAGTTCCTGCAGTGGGGCGGGGTCATCCTGCTGATCAGCATGGGTCAGGTGGTGGTGACCGCTGCCGTGATGGCGGTCTACTCGTGGCAGCTGACCCTGGTGGTCCTCGCCGCCTTCGTTCCCGCGCTGCTGATCATCCGGGCGTTCCAGCGTCGGCTCGCGGCCGCGTACGGCGTGGTCCGTCAACGCACCGGCGCGCTGCTCGCCGCGGTCGCGGAGAGCGTGGTCGGTGCGGCGGTGATCCGGGCGTACGGCGTGTCCCGACGCACCGCCGGTCGGCTGGACGAGGCGATCGAAGGGCAGCGCCGCGCCCAGCAGCGTGCGCTGCGGACCAGCGTGGTCAGCTTCTCCACCGGGGAGATCGCCGCTGGCCTGGCATTGGCCGGGGTGGTGGTGGTCGGCGTCCGGATGGGGGTGGACGGCGGACTGACCGTCGGCCAGCTCACCGCGTTCCTGTTCCTGGTGACCCTGTTCATTCAGCCGGTCCAGATCGCCACCGAGGTGCTCAACGAGGCGCAGAACGCGATCGCCGGCTGGCGGCGGGTGCTCGACGTGCTGGACGTCGCTCCGGATGTGGCCGACCCGGGCGCCGACGGGGTGCACCTGCCCGGCGGGCCGCTGGACGTGCGGTTCGAGCAGGTCTGCTTCGCCTACCCGGGCGGGCCGCCGGTGCTCTCCGAGGTGGCCTTGGAGATCCCGGCGAAGACCCGGGTGGCGGTGGTAGGCGAGACCGGCAGCGGCAAGACGACCTTCGCGAAGCTGCTCACCAGGCTGATGGACCCGGTGTCCGGGCAGGTCAAGCTTTCCGGCGTACCGCTCGACCGGGTCCGGTTCGAGTCGCTGCGGTCCCGGGTGGTGATGGTTCCGCAGGACGGTTTCCTGTTCGACGCGACGGTCGCCGAGAACGTCCGGTTCGCCCGCCCGGAGCTCACCGACGGGCAGCTGACCGCCGCCTTCGCGGAGTTGGGGCTGGCCGACTGGGTGACGGGCCTGCCGGACGGGGTGCACACTGCGGTGGGTGAGCGGGGCGAGGCGCTCAGCGTCGGTGAGCGGCAACTGGTGGCGCTGGTCCGGGCCTACGTGGCGGATCCGGATCTGCTGGTGCTCGACGAGGCGACCAGCGCGGTGGACCCGGCGACCGAGGTACGGCTGCAGCGGACCCTGGAGGCGGTCACCCGGGGTCGCACCACGGTGGCGATCGCGCACCGGCTGTCCACCGCCCAGGCGGCCGACGAGGTGATCGTCATGGACCGTGGCCGGGTGGTACAGCGGGGCCCGCACGAGGAACTGCTCGCCGATCCGAAGTCGGTCTACGGTCGGCTCTTCGCCTCCTGGCTGGAGCAGACCCGGTGA
- a CDS encoding ABC transporter ATP-binding protein: MANRTSRDVLLRGLWVLGQGIREQPGLFTVGVGGSVVFGLLTIASAYVVGAIVGEVVVPSIESGRVETGLLGAGAAALLAVSVVKVVGIFGRRLGAGFMQYRLQASYRRRVTRRYLDLPMSWHQRHPTGTLLSNANSDVEATWFPVAPLPFAVGTVVMLVTAIAALFATDWVLALVGLAVFPALFALNVVYSRRMAPRQVRAQQLRAEVSGIAHESFDGALVVKTMGREAQETARFAGRAVELRDALISVGRLRGLFDPLLETLPSLGTLAVLLVGAARLRQGAVSVADLVSVAFLFTVLAFPVRAIGWVLAELPRSVAGWDRVRHVLTATGEMPYGDTELPAAATPASLVFDRVWFSYRPPVGEPTAPAPADQPVDRTAVTVPGADAALPPVLRDVSFTVPAGRTVALVGPTGAGKSTIAALAARLVDPTAGRVMLDDVELPWLTAGSLARTVSLVAQVPFAFDDTVRANVTLDRPGLTDEVAWSALRLAEADGFVAALDDGLDTVVGERGTTLSGGQRQRLTLARALAGQPRLLVLDDATSAVDPRVEAAILAALRNSEIATSILIVAYRRATIALADEVVYLDQGRVVDHGTHQQLLARCPGYNDLVTAYEQAEAERERTRSGTGTASGDGDPGGGPARAAEVVA, encoded by the coding sequence GTGGCCAATCGAACAAGCCGTGACGTCCTGCTCCGCGGCCTGTGGGTGCTCGGCCAGGGCATCCGCGAGCAGCCAGGGCTGTTCACCGTCGGCGTCGGCGGCAGCGTCGTGTTCGGGCTGCTCACCATCGCCAGCGCGTACGTGGTCGGGGCGATCGTGGGAGAGGTGGTGGTCCCGTCGATCGAGTCCGGGCGGGTGGAGACCGGCCTGCTCGGAGCCGGCGCGGCGGCCCTGCTGGCGGTGAGCGTGGTCAAGGTGGTGGGCATCTTCGGCCGGCGGCTCGGCGCCGGCTTCATGCAGTACCGCCTGCAGGCCAGCTACCGCCGCCGGGTCACCCGTCGCTACCTCGACCTGCCGATGTCCTGGCACCAGCGGCACCCCACCGGCACCCTGCTGTCGAACGCGAACTCCGACGTCGAGGCGACCTGGTTCCCGGTCGCCCCGTTGCCGTTCGCCGTCGGCACGGTGGTGATGCTGGTCACGGCGATCGCCGCACTGTTCGCCACCGACTGGGTGCTCGCACTGGTCGGGCTGGCGGTGTTCCCGGCGCTGTTCGCCCTCAACGTGGTCTACTCCCGCCGGATGGCGCCCCGGCAGGTCCGGGCGCAGCAGTTGCGGGCTGAGGTCAGCGGGATCGCGCACGAGAGCTTCGACGGCGCCCTGGTGGTCAAGACCATGGGGCGGGAGGCCCAGGAGACTGCCCGGTTCGCCGGCCGGGCGGTCGAGCTGCGCGACGCGCTGATCTCCGTCGGCCGGCTGCGCGGGCTGTTCGACCCGTTGCTGGAGACCCTGCCCAGCCTCGGCACCCTCGCCGTACTGCTGGTCGGTGCCGCCCGGCTGCGGCAGGGCGCGGTGAGCGTGGCCGACCTGGTCAGCGTCGCGTTCCTGTTCACCGTGCTGGCCTTCCCGGTCCGGGCGATCGGCTGGGTGCTGGCCGAGCTGCCGCGCAGCGTCGCCGGATGGGACCGGGTGCGGCACGTGCTCACCGCCACCGGCGAGATGCCGTACGGCGACACCGAACTGCCCGCCGCCGCCACCCCGGCGAGTCTGGTCTTCGACCGGGTCTGGTTCAGCTACCGACCCCCGGTCGGCGAGCCCACCGCGCCGGCCCCGGCCGACCAGCCCGTCGACCGGACCGCGGTCACCGTGCCCGGCGCCGACGCCGCGCTGCCGCCGGTGCTGCGCGACGTCTCGTTCACCGTGCCCGCCGGGCGGACCGTGGCTCTGGTCGGGCCGACCGGAGCCGGTAAATCGACCATCGCCGCGTTGGCCGCCCGGCTGGTCGACCCCACCGCAGGCCGGGTCATGCTGGACGACGTCGAACTGCCCTGGCTGACCGCCGGCTCGCTGGCCCGCACGGTCTCCCTGGTCGCCCAGGTGCCGTTCGCCTTCGACGACACGGTCCGGGCGAACGTCACCCTGGACCGGCCAGGGCTGACCGACGAGGTGGCCTGGTCGGCGCTGCGGCTGGCCGAGGCGGACGGGTTCGTCGCGGCGCTCGACGACGGGTTGGACACCGTCGTCGGTGAGCGCGGCACCACACTCTCCGGCGGTCAGCGGCAGCGGCTCACCCTGGCCCGCGCGTTGGCCGGGCAGCCCCGGCTGCTGGTGCTCGACGACGCGACCAGCGCCGTCGACCCCCGGGTGGAGGCGGCGATCCTGGCCGCGCTGCGCAACTCCGAGATCGCCACGTCGATCCTGATCGTCGCGTACCGGCGGGCCACCATCGCCCTCGCCGACGAGGTGGTCTACCTCGACCAGGGCCGGGTGGTGGACCACGGCACGCATCAGCAGCTGCTGGCCCGCTGCCCCGGCTACAACGACCTGGTCACCGCGTATGAGCAGGCGGAAGCGGAGCGGGAGCGGACCCGGTCCGGCACCGGCACCGCCAGCGGCGACGGCGATCCCGGCGGTGGTCCGGCGCGGGCGGCGGAGGTGGTCGCGTGA